A region from the Nonlabens sp. YIK11 genome encodes:
- a CDS encoding C39 family peptidase yields the protein MIRKLKIKLLFIVLAIMVIAISCEKDQIVEESSYNHIDDGNGMFKTVQVNELPHLKQELNHLTERISAKSGSSSSGVLGFQFFGDYDVKVATVGSTTTYTLPIVQERENNRQFSNLVLTYTDDLLTDSFILRYEGTEEYFDQLKIQQDVPFSGDVTLQSVNSGPDLFAKTLVCVETYVTYCRWTEDGKNDVYHEAGPNCKNLGLMTTVLATVCTNDPLTLDDGLPKPGGGANQDGSDSSSNSGEDNPTNEPDVGLGTGIPVSGNNTGPMPNPTCESDPHSFSDGSGSCYNAGDDLPDPIEYHGNDIFIGSANNTPGGDPYVPNDDDVFVLPDIPITMSKQVGATCVSSTIEYVANALGGDTNQNEIDNWFLNTFKIIIALEGVPYDKVSILVSQFLTTGPFIGVKEAIDAGNPYITNIELSRTVGADGSIAIDGHMVTIVGYHPNGDYIFMDPLAGTLREAPPSSFPNDYSYGGTITGVK from the coding sequence ATGATTCGAAAATTAAAAATCAAGTTACTTTTTATTGTACTTGCCATAATGGTTATTGCTATATCTTGTGAGAAAGACCAAATAGTTGAAGAATCTAGCTATAATCATATTGACGATGGAAACGGCATGTTCAAAACCGTGCAGGTTAATGAACTTCCTCATTTAAAGCAAGAATTGAATCATTTGACAGAAAGAATTTCTGCAAAAAGTGGGTCGTCATCATCTGGTGTACTAGGTTTTCAATTTTTTGGAGATTATGATGTTAAGGTTGCAACGGTAGGCAGTACTACCACATATACGTTGCCAATTGTTCAAGAGCGAGAAAATAATCGTCAATTCTCAAACCTGGTATTGACCTATACAGATGACTTACTGACAGATTCCTTTATATTAAGATATGAAGGAACAGAAGAATATTTCGATCAACTTAAAATTCAGCAAGACGTTCCGTTTTCAGGAGACGTGACTTTACAATCAGTTAATAGCGGTCCCGATCTGTTTGCTAAGACTTTGGTATGTGTTGAAACATATGTTACCTACTGCAGATGGACAGAAGATGGCAAGAATGACGTTTATCATGAAGCTGGCCCAAACTGTAAAAATTTAGGACTTATGACTACCGTTCTTGCGACAGTTTGTACTAATGATCCATTGACTCTTGATGATGGCTTACCTAAACCTGGAGGCGGTGCAAATCAAGACGGCTCTGATAGTTCTTCAAATTCCGGTGAAGATAATCCAACAAATGAGCCAGATGTTGGACTAGGAACTGGAATCCCAGTATCAGGTAATAATACTGGGCCTATGCCTAATCCAACCTGTGAGAGTGATCCACATAGTTTTTCTGACGGCAGTGGTAGTTGTTATAATGCTGGGGACGATTTGCCAGACCCAATTGAGTATCATGGAAATGATATTTTTATCGGCAGTGCAAACAATACCCCAGGAGGTGATCCTTATGTTCCGAATGATGATGACGTATTTGTATTACCTGATATACCAATAACTATGTCTAAACAAGTTGGTGCTACCTGTGTGAGTTCCACAATAGAGTATGTTGCAAATGCATTAGGAGGAGATACTAATCAAAACGAGATTGATAATTGGTTTTTAAATACATTTAAAATAATCATAGCTTTAGAAGGAGTGCCTTATGATAAAGTATCTATACTTGTCTCTCAATTTTTAACAACTGGCCCGTTTATTGGCGTAAAAGAAGCTATTGATGCTGGAAACCCTTATATAACTAATATCGAATTATCTAGAACTGTAGGAGCTGATGGTAGTATTGCTATTGATGGTCATATGGTTACTATCGTGGGTTATCATCCAAATGGAGATTATATATTTATGGATCCCTTAGCAGGAACTCTTAGAGAAGCACCACCATCAAGCTTTCCTAATGATTATAGTTATGGAGGTACGATTACCGGAGTAAAATAA
- a CDS encoding SDR family NAD(P)-dependent oxidoreductase, with product MKTVLITGATSGIGLATAQLLAQNNYRLILCGRNAEKLAELEKELGAQTNVTTLEFDVRDKEVVAEKIKNLPADFATIDVLINNAGNAHGLDPIHEGSIEDWDAMMDINVKGLLYVSHAVIPQMKERKSGQVINIGSTAGKEVYPNGTVYCGSKHAVDAITTGMRMDLNPYSIRVGAVNPGLVHTNFSEVRFKGDSERAEKVYQGFQPLLPEDIADVLHFAISRPPHVNIADLTVMCTAQASSKVLNKD from the coding sequence ATGAAAACTGTATTGATTACTGGCGCCACGAGCGGTATAGGGCTGGCCACTGCCCAACTACTGGCCCAAAACAATTACCGACTGATCCTATGTGGTCGCAACGCTGAAAAATTGGCAGAGCTTGAAAAGGAACTGGGTGCTCAAACCAATGTCACCACGCTGGAATTTGACGTACGTGATAAAGAAGTTGTGGCAGAGAAGATCAAAAACCTGCCAGCAGATTTTGCCACGATCGATGTATTGATCAACAATGCGGGAAATGCCCATGGATTAGACCCTATTCATGAAGGCAGCATTGAAGATTGGGATGCGATGATGGATATTAATGTGAAGGGTTTGCTATACGTGAGCCATGCTGTGATTCCACAAATGAAGGAGCGCAAATCTGGCCAAGTGATCAATATTGGGTCCACGGCTGGTAAAGAAGTATATCCCAATGGTACGGTCTATTGCGGTAGTAAACACGCAGTAGATGCTATTACTACTGGAATGCGCATGGACCTAAATCCCTATTCCATACGCGTAGGCGCTGTGAATCCAGGATTGGTGCATACCAATTTTAGCGAAGTGCGATTCAAAGGAGATTCTGAGCGCGCCGAGAAGGTGTACCAAGGTTTCCAACCCTTGTTGCCTGAAGACATTGCAGATGTACTCCATTTTGCGATAAGCAGACCACCACACGTCAATATTGCCGATTTGACCGTGATGTGTACTGCACAGGCGAGCAGTAAGGTCTTGAACAAGGATTGA
- a CDS encoding BatD family protein: MKRLAFLLLWLIAATVQAQVSFTGTATRDAIALNERLRVEFKMNVDGDSFSPPNFAGFRVASGPIQGISQSYVNGKGTFTKSYTYILAPESTGTKTIGAATMNYKGEEFSTAPFSVSVTKAIEEPRETTGNEPVREIAEQNIHLVAEVSNASPYLNEAIRVVYKLYVSNNSGINGWTETDSPKYADFWSQNIDNRDQQVRTGTYQGQEYRYLVLREAILYPQKTGRLTIEPLVLDVNVQVPSGRRDFFGRSFMTTEKLRVTAGARAINVKDLPQEGRPASFTGSVGQFDFGVNLTRAQLESGESLVASVEVKGTGNLQLMQLPKLDVPAQLEVYEPERVDKTQTTYSGVRGSIADNYTIVPQSGGTFTLPDVEFSYFDPAVGRYKTINSGENRIEVSGPAVTANSTGGTNVLSAGDTFAFIKTNTVLESIEQERFFGTTVYWAVLGGLFLLIPVVLLFKKRREVLESDVQGRKVKTANKLSKKYLSEARRNIGNAELFYESLERALHNFLKSKLKITTAEMTKQRVDELLQQRRVQDDVRVEFISLLSAAEMARYAPSTATGMQQDYDKASKVINQLDKQIN; this comes from the coding sequence ATGAAAAGACTAGCATTTCTATTATTATGGTTGATAGCAGCTACGGTGCAAGCGCAGGTTTCCTTTACGGGAACGGCGACTCGAGATGCTATTGCGTTAAATGAAAGGTTGCGAGTTGAATTTAAAATGAACGTGGACGGCGACAGTTTCTCGCCACCCAACTTTGCTGGATTTAGAGTGGCCAGTGGTCCTATCCAGGGAATTTCCCAAAGCTACGTCAATGGGAAAGGAACCTTTACAAAATCCTATACCTACATTCTCGCACCAGAAAGTACAGGCACCAAAACCATAGGTGCAGCTACCATGAATTATAAAGGTGAGGAATTTTCTACCGCACCGTTTTCCGTAAGCGTTACCAAGGCTATTGAAGAACCCAGAGAAACTACAGGAAATGAGCCTGTTCGTGAAATAGCAGAACAAAACATCCATTTGGTGGCTGAGGTTTCCAACGCATCACCTTACTTGAATGAAGCCATTAGAGTGGTCTATAAACTATACGTGTCCAACAATTCTGGAATCAACGGCTGGACAGAAACCGATAGTCCCAAGTATGCCGATTTTTGGTCACAGAATATTGATAATCGTGACCAGCAGGTGCGTACCGGCACGTATCAGGGCCAGGAATATAGGTATTTGGTCTTGAGAGAAGCCATTTTATATCCGCAGAAAACGGGACGATTGACCATCGAGCCGCTGGTGTTGGATGTGAATGTCCAGGTGCCATCCGGTAGGCGAGATTTCTTTGGAAGGTCCTTTATGACGACCGAGAAGTTGCGTGTGACTGCTGGAGCACGCGCCATCAATGTCAAAGACTTACCGCAAGAAGGACGACCAGCGAGTTTTACAGGTTCAGTTGGGCAATTTGATTTTGGAGTGAATTTGACTCGCGCACAGCTGGAGTCTGGTGAAAGCCTAGTGGCTAGTGTTGAGGTCAAAGGAACTGGTAATTTGCAACTCATGCAGTTGCCTAAACTGGACGTTCCCGCACAACTGGAAGTATATGAACCAGAACGTGTCGATAAAACCCAAACCACATACAGCGGCGTACGCGGTAGCATCGCTGATAATTATACGATCGTGCCACAATCTGGAGGTACGTTCACCTTGCCAGATGTTGAGTTCAGCTATTTTGATCCAGCGGTTGGTAGATACAAAACCATCAATAGTGGCGAGAACCGTATTGAAGTAAGCGGTCCAGCGGTGACTGCAAATAGCACTGGTGGGACTAACGTTTTAAGTGCTGGCGACACCTTTGCTTTTATCAAAACAAATACGGTGCTGGAATCGATCGAGCAGGAACGCTTTTTCGGCACAACGGTATATTGGGCGGTGTTGGGCGGTCTGTTTTTGCTTATTCCGGTGGTGCTGTTGTTTAAGAAAAGACGTGAGGTATTGGAATCTGACGTACAGGGAAGAAAAGTTAAAACGGCCAATAAGCTGAGCAAGAAATACCTGTCTGAGGCTCGTAGAAATATAGGAAATGCAGAGTTGTTCTATGAAAGTCTGGAACGCGCGCTGCACAACTTCTTGAAGTCAAAACTCAAGATCACCACCGCCGAAATGACCAAGCAGCGCGTGGACGAATTGCTACAACAGCGACGCGTACAGGACGACGTTCGGGTAGAGTTTATCTCGTTGCTTTCTGCGGCAGAAATGGCACGATACGCGCCATCAACCGCAACAGGAATGCAGCAGGATTATGACAAGGCGAGCAAGGTGATCAATCAATTGGACAAACAAATAAATTAG
- a CDS encoding VWA domain-containing protein produces the protein MIQWWNKMEFVDPEFFWLLLLLPLIIAYYIWQGKKQNADVRISSLKGFEGSDSFLARLRPLLLVLRLLALAFIIVGLARPQTTDVNTKTSSTEGIDIVLAVDVSASMLARDFKPDRLEATKRVALDFIEGRPSDRIGVVVYAAESYTKTPITTDQSITLRAVESIEYSNVLENGTAIGMGLATSVNRLKESTSDSKVIILMTDGVNNSGFIDPKIATELAIEFGIKVYTIGIGTNGNAMSPVGQDQRTGAFRFAMAPVEIDEALMKQIAADTGGKYYRATNNSKLEEIYEEIDQLEKTEIEEFKFYNVQEMFRPLVLIALGLLGLELLLRYTLFRTAA, from the coding sequence ATGATACAATGGTGGAATAAGATGGAGTTTGTGGACCCAGAATTTTTCTGGCTGTTGCTGCTGTTGCCGTTGATCATCGCCTATTACATCTGGCAAGGCAAAAAGCAAAATGCAGATGTGCGCATCTCATCACTTAAAGGTTTTGAAGGATCTGATTCGTTTTTGGCGCGATTGCGACCGTTATTGCTGGTGTTGCGACTGTTGGCCTTGGCATTTATCATTGTAGGCTTGGCACGACCACAAACCACAGATGTCAATACAAAAACAAGCTCTACTGAAGGTATCGATATCGTCCTCGCGGTCGATGTAAGTGCGAGTATGTTGGCTCGCGATTTCAAACCCGACCGACTGGAAGCCACAAAACGAGTAGCACTGGATTTTATAGAAGGACGACCCAGCGATAGAATAGGCGTTGTAGTGTATGCTGCAGAAAGCTATACCAAAACACCCATCACCACAGACCAAAGTATCACGCTGCGCGCCGTGGAAAGCATCGAGTACAGTAATGTTTTGGAAAACGGTACTGCTATTGGAATGGGACTCGCCACATCGGTCAACCGATTGAAAGAAAGCACCAGTGACAGTAAAGTGATCATTTTAATGACCGATGGTGTCAACAATAGCGGATTCATAGACCCCAAAATCGCTACAGAACTCGCGATTGAATTTGGCATTAAAGTCTACACCATAGGAATAGGAACCAACGGCAACGCTATGTCGCCAGTAGGTCAAGACCAGCGTACAGGTGCTTTTAGGTTTGCCATGGCACCTGTAGAAATTGATGAGGCGCTTATGAAACAAATCGCAGCAGATACCGGCGGGAAATACTATCGAGCGACCAATAACAGCAAACTGGAAGAAATCTATGAAGAGATCGACCAGCTGGAAAAAACAGAGATTGAAGAATTCAAGTTTTATAATGTGCAGGAGATGTTCAGGCCATTGGTGTTGATCGCCTTGGGATTATTGGGACTGGAATTGTTGTTGAGGTATACGTTGTTTAGGACAGCGGCTTAA
- a CDS encoding SIMPL domain-containing protein (The SIMPL domain is named for its presence in mouse protein SIMPL (signalling molecule that associates with mouse pelle-like kinase). Bacterial member BP26, from Brucella, was shown to assemble into a channel-like structure, while YggE from E. coli has been associated with resistance to oxidative stress.) → MKYLLSLLLLSTTISLSAQSKNFIDQPYIETQATVDTLIVPDEIYISIVLDEDDNRNRKSTEELENTLQRVLKSLNIDTEKNLSLLDYSSDFKKYFLSDRKVLKTKMYSLIVADAVTAGKVLVGLEQEGISNVSIFKTSYSKENELLFDLKSKAILKAKQNAESMVKPLNQKVGKAIFISDASSVSSALQGKVSGIQIRGASSIYGSRASEPIMIDFEKIKFSSDVNVKFVIE, encoded by the coding sequence ATGAAATACTTACTCTCATTACTTTTATTATCGACGACAATTTCGCTTAGTGCGCAATCAAAAAACTTTATCGATCAACCTTACATTGAAACTCAAGCAACAGTCGATACTTTGATTGTTCCAGATGAGATTTATATATCCATAGTTTTGGATGAGGATGATAATCGAAATCGAAAATCAACAGAAGAACTGGAAAACACACTGCAAAGAGTCTTGAAATCTTTAAATATTGATACAGAGAAAAATTTATCACTATTGGATTATAGTAGCGATTTCAAAAAGTATTTTTTGAGCGATAGGAAGGTTCTAAAAACTAAAATGTATTCTTTGATAGTCGCCGACGCTGTTACTGCGGGAAAGGTTCTCGTAGGACTGGAACAAGAAGGTATTTCCAATGTTTCGATTTTTAAAACTTCATACTCTAAAGAAAACGAGTTACTATTTGATTTAAAATCAAAAGCGATTTTGAAGGCAAAACAGAATGCAGAAAGTATGGTCAAACCTCTGAATCAAAAGGTTGGAAAAGCAATTTTTATTTCAGATGCAAGTTCTGTTTCAAGTGCATTACAGGGTAAAGTATCAGGCATACAAATAAGAGGCGCATCTAGTATTTACGGTAGTCGTGCAAGTGAGCCTATTATGATTGATTTTGAAAAAATCAAATTTTCATCTGATGTGAATGTGAAATTTGTTATTGAATAG
- a CDS encoding DUF58 domain-containing protein, producing MDTKELLKKVRKIEIKTRRLSDAVFGGEYHSAFKGRGMTFSEVRQYQYGDDVRNIDWNVTARYSEPFVKVFEEERELTLMLVADVSGSTLFGTQEQLKREIITEISATLAFSALQNNDKVGLLLFSDQVELFIPPKKGKFHILRIIRELLEYKPQNNTTDIGAAMEYLGGVLKKKAIVFVMSDFMSTGYQKALQIVGRKHDVTGIRVFDKREEEIPSMGLVPFVDQETGKQRIINTSSRAVRTKYAAYHKENAAYFKTAFTKADAGAIDLETRDNYTTKLLGYFKRR from the coding sequence ATGGACACTAAAGAACTTCTTAAAAAAGTACGCAAGATCGAGATCAAGACTCGGCGGTTGAGCGATGCCGTTTTTGGAGGTGAATACCACAGCGCCTTCAAGGGTCGTGGGATGACCTTTAGTGAAGTGCGTCAATATCAGTATGGTGATGATGTACGTAACATCGACTGGAACGTGACGGCGAGATATTCAGAGCCTTTTGTAAAGGTTTTTGAAGAAGAGCGTGAGCTCACGTTGATGCTGGTGGCAGATGTGAGTGGCTCAACCTTATTCGGTACGCAGGAACAGTTAAAGCGTGAAATCATTACCGAGATCAGCGCAACACTGGCCTTTAGCGCCTTGCAGAACAACGATAAAGTAGGTTTGCTTCTGTTTTCTGATCAGGTGGAACTGTTCATTCCGCCTAAAAAAGGGAAGTTTCACATCTTGAGAATCATACGCGAGCTGCTGGAATACAAACCACAAAACAATACCACAGACATAGGTGCCGCCATGGAGTATCTAGGTGGTGTCTTAAAGAAAAAAGCCATTGTGTTTGTGATGTCAGATTTTATGAGCACCGGCTATCAAAAGGCGTTGCAGATTGTTGGGCGCAAACACGACGTGACGGGAATTCGCGTTTTTGACAAGCGTGAAGAAGAAATTCCATCGATGGGGTTGGTGCCTTTTGTGGATCAGGAAACGGGCAAGCAACGCATTATCAACACCAGTTCGCGAGCGGTACGTACCAAATATGCGGCCTATCACAAAGAAAACGCCGCCTATTTCAAAACCGCTTTTACTAAGGCAGATGCCGGCGCCATCGATTTAGAAACCAGAGATAATTACACCACAAAATTATTGGGATACTTTAAAAGAAGATGA
- the hemB gene encoding porphobilinogen synthase, translated as MYPLRRNRRLRTSEAIRSLVRETTIKPSDFIVPLFVVEGKGIQEEIASMPNYYRFSLDLLADEVRLLWKMGLKSVLLFVKVPDNLKDNKGTEALNKDGLMQRAIKTVKDAAPDMYVMTDVALDPYSSYGHDGIVENGKIINDATSEVLAQMSVSHAQAGADMVAPSDMMDGRILYIREALEENGFVDTGIMSYSAKYASAFYGPFRDALDSAPGFGDKKTYQMDPANRSEAIKESLMDIDEGADILMVKPGLCYLDIVRDLRNEIELPIAVYQVSGEYAMLKAAAEKGWLDHDAVMMEQVTAIKRAGADLIASYFAKDVVGLIS; from the coding sequence ATGTATCCACTGAGAAGAAATAGAAGATTACGTACAAGTGAAGCCATCAGGTCGTTAGTGCGTGAGACCACCATCAAACCTAGTGACTTTATCGTGCCGTTGTTTGTCGTGGAAGGAAAAGGAATACAGGAAGAGATTGCGAGCATGCCTAACTATTATAGGTTCAGTCTGGATTTGCTGGCAGATGAAGTTCGCCTGCTGTGGAAGATGGGATTGAAAAGCGTCTTACTTTTTGTCAAAGTGCCAGATAACCTGAAAGACAACAAAGGCACCGAAGCCTTGAACAAAGATGGATTGATGCAACGCGCCATCAAAACCGTCAAAGATGCCGCTCCAGATATGTACGTGATGACTGATGTTGCACTGGATCCTTATTCCAGCTACGGTCATGACGGTATCGTGGAAAATGGCAAGATCATCAACGATGCCACGAGTGAAGTTCTAGCACAAATGAGCGTTTCCCACGCACAAGCTGGCGCAGACATGGTCGCACCCAGCGATATGATGGACGGCCGCATTCTTTATATTAGAGAAGCCCTAGAAGAAAACGGTTTTGTCGATACCGGCATCATGAGCTACAGTGCCAAATATGCCAGTGCATTTTATGGCCCATTTAGAGATGCGCTGGACAGCGCGCCAGGTTTTGGCGACAAGAAAACCTATCAAATGGATCCTGCCAATAGATCTGAAGCCATCAAAGAATCCCTAATGGACATCGATGAAGGTGCTGACATTCTTATGGTAAAACCTGGATTGTGTTACTTGGACATCGTTCGCGATCTTCGCAATGAGATTGAATTGCCTATCGCCGTGTATCAAGTAAGTGGCGAGTACGCCATGCTTAAAGCCGCTGCAGAAAAAGGCTGGCTGGACCACGATGCCGTCATGATGGAACAGGTCACCGCCATCAAACGCGCTGGCGCTGATTTGATCGCTAGTTATTTTGCTAAGGATGTGGTGGGGTTGATTTCCTAA
- a CDS encoding tetratricopeptide repeat protein, with the protein MNNVKQYIGLLGMFLMCFAFAKAQSQQPDNTAYESAMAQGVDYAADNNFSKAEASYRKAKALQPESTEASYNLGNLYYKNKKGYNAAENYTTAATTAKTKAEKHKAFHNLGNTFMENKRFSEAVEAYKNALRNDPTDDETRYNLALAKQEEEKQGGGGGGDDQDKKDKGDNEDQNDNKDGDQDDKSGGDNEGDKEKEGDKDKGDQGEGKDDPKGENQEGKDGDGKPKEQEGKQPQQRVEGQMTPQQIRQILEAMNNEEQKIQDKINAQKVKGTKKKTEKDW; encoded by the coding sequence ATGAATAATGTGAAACAATATATTGGCTTATTAGGGATGTTTTTGATGTGTTTCGCTTTCGCGAAAGCGCAATCACAACAACCTGATAACACAGCTTATGAATCTGCGATGGCACAAGGTGTTGACTATGCCGCAGACAATAATTTCTCAAAAGCAGAAGCATCCTACCGTAAGGCCAAAGCATTGCAACCTGAAAGTACTGAGGCTTCCTATAATCTGGGCAACCTTTACTACAAAAACAAAAAAGGTTACAACGCAGCAGAGAATTATACCACAGCGGCTACAACGGCCAAAACCAAAGCCGAAAAACACAAGGCGTTTCACAACCTGGGCAACACTTTTATGGAGAACAAGCGCTTCTCAGAAGCGGTAGAAGCCTATAAAAATGCCTTAAGAAACGACCCAACAGACGATGAGACCCGCTACAATCTAGCACTTGCCAAACAGGAAGAAGAAAAGCAAGGTGGCGGCGGCGGTGGCGATGATCAGGACAAGAAGGACAAAGGCGATAACGAGGACCAGAACGACAACAAGGACGGCGATCAAGACGATAAGTCTGGTGGCGATAATGAAGGAGATAAAGAAAAAGAAGGCGACAAGGATAAAGGCGATCAAGGAGAAGGCAAGGACGACCCCAAAGGTGAGAACCAAGAAGGAAAAGACGGCGACGGCAAGCCTAAGGAGCAAGAAGGCAAACAGCCGCAGCAACGTGTGGAAGGTCAAATGACGCCACAGCAAATACGCCAAATTCTTGAAGCCATGAATAATGAAGAGCAAAAGATCCAAGACAAGATCAATGCTCAAAAAGTAAAAGGAACCAAGAAAAAAACAGAGAAGGACTGGTAA
- a CDS encoding vWA domain-containing protein, producing MILEQKIYLWLLLAIPVIVLLFLGLSFWKVRAQRKFAEKAMLDHLIPDRSWFKPILKLVTVCVAILFITIALVNPKAGTKLETVDREGVDIVFAVDVSKSMLAEDIAPNRLQKSQQLVTQILNSLASDRIGLIAYAGSAVPQLPITTDYGSAKMFLQALNTDLISSQGTAIAEAIQLAESYYGDNSEAAKVLVIISDGEDHEGEAISMAEDAADNGVRIITIGVGTEKGGTIPIKRNGVTQSFKKDNDGNTVITKLNTETLSEIADAGNGVYIDGTITADAIEALQDELSGIDKVAFESQQYADFASQFQWFLGIGLFFLVLEMIYTNRKTGWIKKLNLFNE from the coding sequence ATGATCCTAGAACAAAAAATATACCTCTGGTTACTCCTCGCAATCCCAGTGATTGTGCTGCTATTCTTGGGACTTTCGTTTTGGAAAGTTCGAGCGCAGCGCAAGTTTGCTGAGAAAGCGATGCTGGATCATTTGATTCCAGATCGATCTTGGTTCAAGCCTATTTTGAAATTGGTAACTGTTTGTGTGGCGATTTTGTTCATCACAATCGCACTGGTCAATCCTAAGGCTGGAACCAAACTAGAAACCGTCGATCGTGAAGGTGTGGACATCGTTTTTGCCGTGGACGTTTCTAAGTCTATGTTGGCCGAAGATATCGCACCCAACCGCTTGCAAAAATCCCAGCAACTCGTCACCCAGATTTTAAATAGCCTGGCGAGTGATAGAATTGGTTTGATCGCTTATGCCGGTAGTGCCGTACCGCAACTACCCATCACGACCGATTATGGAAGTGCCAAAATGTTCCTGCAAGCACTCAACACAGACCTTATTTCCAGTCAAGGAACCGCCATTGCAGAGGCGATACAGCTGGCAGAAAGCTACTATGGCGACAACAGTGAAGCCGCTAAAGTGCTCGTTATCATCAGCGATGGTGAGGACCATGAAGGCGAGGCGATTAGTATGGCCGAGGACGCTGCAGACAACGGCGTGCGCATCATCACCATAGGTGTTGGTACAGAAAAAGGAGGCACCATTCCCATCAAGCGCAACGGCGTCACGCAGTCTTTCAAAAAGGACAACGATGGCAACACCGTCATCACAAAACTCAATACTGAAACTTTGTCAGAAATCGCAGACGCCGGCAATGGCGTTTACATCGATGGTACGATTACTGCAGATGCTATTGAGGCATTGCAGGACGAGCTCTCGGGTATTGATAAAGTGGCTTTTGAGTCCCAACAATATGCAGATTTTGCCTCGCAATTCCAGTGGTTTTTAGGCATCGGTTTGTTCTTTTTGGTGCTGGAGATGATCTACACCAACCGCAAAACGGGCTGGATCAAAAAACTAAATTTATTCAATGAATAA
- a CDS encoding AAA family ATPase, which produces MNQENTAVDIASINDKVQAESAFIAPLVAEMNKVIVGQQYMIDRLLIGLLGRGHILLEGVPGLAKTLAITTLSQAVSASFSRIQFTPDLLPADVVGTLIYNMKDADFSIRKGPIFANFVLADEINRAPAKVQSALLEAMQEKQVTIGDTTFPLEKPFLVMATQNPVDQEGTYPLPEAQMDRFMLKTVIDYPTIADEQFIMRANLKKEFPKPNPVVTPEQILRAQEAVEMVYMDEKIEKYILDIVFATRYPEKYNLPDLKPLISFGASPRGSISLAKSAKCYAFIKRRGYVIPEDVRAVVLDVLRHRIGITYEAEAENYTTEDIVNKIVNTIEVP; this is translated from the coding sequence ATGAATCAAGAGAATACGGCAGTAGATATTGCCAGTATCAATGACAAAGTCCAGGCAGAAAGTGCATTTATAGCGCCGCTTGTGGCAGAGATGAATAAGGTAATCGTGGGACAGCAGTACATGATCGACCGTTTGTTGATAGGGTTGCTGGGACGTGGTCACATATTGCTGGAAGGTGTTCCAGGACTTGCCAAAACACTGGCCATCACCACGCTATCTCAAGCCGTGAGCGCCAGTTTTTCAAGAATACAGTTCACACCAGACCTGTTGCCGGCAGACGTTGTGGGAACCTTGATCTACAACATGAAGGACGCCGATTTCTCTATACGTAAAGGACCCATTTTTGCCAACTTTGTTCTCGCAGATGAGATCAACCGTGCACCGGCCAAAGTACAGTCTGCACTCCTAGAGGCGATGCAGGAAAAGCAGGTCACCATAGGCGACACGACGTTCCCGTTAGAGAAACCATTCCTGGTAATGGCAACGCAAAACCCAGTGGATCAAGAAGGAACCTATCCATTACCTGAAGCGCAAATGGACCGTTTCATGCTCAAGACCGTGATTGATTATCCAACCATTGCAGACGAGCAGTTCATCATGCGGGCCAATCTCAAGAAAGAATTCCCAAAACCTAATCCAGTAGTGACGCCAGAGCAAATTTTACGCGCTCAGGAAGCGGTGGAAATGGTTTACATGGATGAGAAGATCGAGAAATACATTCTTGATATTGTCTTCGCAACCCGTTATCCTGAAAAATACAACCTACCCGATTTGAAGCCGTTGATCAGCTTTGGTGCATCACCACGTGGATCTATTAGTTTGGCAAAGTCGGCAAAATGTTATGCCTTTATCAAAAGACGTGGTTATGTCATCCCAGAAGACGTACGCGCTGTTGTTCTAGATGTATTACGTCACCGTATAGGCATCACCTACGAGGCCGAAGCAGAGAACTACACCACAGAAGATATCGTGAACAAGATCGTGAATACGATTGAGGTACCTTAA